The proteins below come from a single Acidobacteriota bacterium genomic window:
- the rpsS gene encoding 30S ribosomal protein S19 has protein sequence MPRSLKKGPFIDLSVQKTLRRILEGGPKPQAIKTWSRRSTITPDMVGLTFGVHNGKRHIPVFVTENMVGHKLGEFSPTRMFKGHPGTKAEKMAKRK, from the coding sequence ATGCCACGTTCATTAAAGAAAGGACCGTTTATCGACCTTAGCGTTCAGAAGACGCTTAGAAGAATTCTGGAAGGCGGACCAAAACCGCAAGCGATCAAGACATGGTCGCGTCGCTCGACGATCACGCCGGACATGGTCGGTTTGACCTTCGGCGTACACAACGGCAAACGTCATATTCCGGTTTTCGTTACTGAGAATATGGTCGGACACAAGTTGGGTGAATTCTCGCCGACACGTATGTTTAAGGGGCACCCCGGAACGAAAGCGGAGAAAATGGCGAAGAGAAAGTAA
- the rpsG gene encoding 30S ribosomal protein S7, which translates to MARRRTAGRREVLPDPIYNSIGVTKFINGLMWEGKKTVAEEIFYGAMTKLAEKTGEDALKMFKKALDSVAPTLEVKSRRIGGATYQVPLEVTRDRRNTLAIRWIVTNARNRSEKTMEDRLVGELMDTINGRGGAMKKKDDVHRMAEANKAFAHYRF; encoded by the coding sequence ATGGCAAGACGTAGAACAGCAGGAAGAAGAGAAGTTTTACCGGATCCGATCTACAACAGCATCGGCGTCACCAAGTTCATCAATGGCTTGATGTGGGAAGGTAAAAAGACCGTTGCCGAAGAGATCTTTTACGGTGCAATGACCAAGCTGGCTGAAAAGACCGGCGAAGACGCTCTTAAGATGTTTAAGAAAGCTCTTGATTCGGTCGCACCTACACTGGAAGTCAAATCACGCCGTATTGGCGGTGCAACTTACCAGGTGCCGCTCGAAGTCACCCGCGACCGCCGCAATACGCTGGCAATTCGCTGGATCGTGACGAACGCTCGCAACCGCAGCGAAAAAACGATGGAAGATCGTTTGGTCGGCGAACTGATGGACACCATCAACGGACGCGGCGGAGCGATGAAGAAGAAGGACGACGTCCACCGTATGGCAGAGGCGAACAAGGCGTTCGCTCACTATAGATTTTAA
- the rplB gene encoding 50S ribosomal protein L2: MGIKRLKPTSPARRYQTYLTRDELTKGAVPEKSLLEPKKKISGHNNDGRITIRRRGGGHKRHYRIIDFKRDKTGIPGRVAQLEYDPNRSAHIALINYLDGEKRYIIAPVGLKVDTMVVSGEDADILPGNALPIKNIPLGTEVHNIELRPGKGGQMVRSAGGFAQIVAKDGDYAQLRMPSGEVRKVPVVCMATVGQVGNTEHENVSLGKAGRSRWMGRRPKVRGVAMNPVDHPHGGGEGKTSGGRNPVTPWGQPTRGYKTRRNKRTSNMIVKDRRRK; this comes from the coding sequence ATGGGAATCAAGAGATTAAAACCAACATCACCGGCAAGGCGTTATCAAACGTACTTGACCCGCGATGAGTTGACGAAAGGGGCAGTACCCGAGAAATCACTGCTCGAGCCGAAGAAGAAAATTTCCGGGCACAACAACGACGGTCGTATCACGATCCGTCGCCGTGGCGGAGGCCATAAGCGCCATTATCGTATCATCGATTTCAAACGCGATAAGACAGGCATTCCGGGACGCGTTGCACAGCTCGAATACGATCCGAACCGTTCGGCTCACATCGCTCTGATCAACTATCTCGATGGCGAAAAGCGATACATCATCGCACCTGTTGGCCTGAAGGTTGACACGATGGTCGTAAGCGGCGAAGACGCTGATATCTTGCCGGGAAATGCTTTGCCGATCAAAAACATCCCGCTCGGTACTGAGGTTCACAACATTGAGCTTCGTCCGGGTAAGGGCGGCCAGATGGTTCGATCGGCGGGTGGTTTTGCACAGATCGTTGCTAAAGACGGCGACTATGCTCAGCTCAGAATGCCTTCGGGTGAGGTTCGCAAGGTGCCTGTTGTTTGTATGGCAACTGTCGGACAGGTCGGCAACACCGAGCATGAGAACGTTTCGCTTGGTAAGGCTGGCCGTTCACGCTGGATGGGCAGACGTCCTAAGGTTCGCGGCGTAGCCATGAACCCGGTCGATCACCCGCACGGTGGTGGTGAAGGCAAAACGTCAGGCGGACGTAACCCGGTAACCCCTTGGGGACAGCCGACACGCGGTTACAAAACGCGTCGCAACAAACGCACGAGCAATATGATCGTGAAGGACAGAAGAAGGAAATAA
- the rpsC gene encoding 30S ribosomal protein S3, protein MGQKVHPYGFRVGYNKDWHSHWFAKQDFAKFLAEDLKLKRDLKKKFSGGGVSHIDIERAATRLKIIIYTSRPGIIIGRKGSEIESLREELSRKTGREVLVSIQEIRHPELNAQLQAEKIAQQLEKRIMFRRAMKKTIEESLRFGAQGIKVMIAGRLNGAEIARTEWSLQGRLPLHTLRADIDFGFAEALTTFGIIGIKVWIYRGEILDPNASMARGTTTDPMNEVKVERGARRNDRGPRRDDRGGR, encoded by the coding sequence ATGGGACAGAAGGTACATCCATACGGCTTTAGGGTCGGATACAACAAAGATTGGCACTCGCACTGGTTTGCGAAACAGGATTTTGCAAAGTTTCTTGCCGAAGATCTCAAGCTCAAGCGTGATCTTAAGAAGAAATTCAGCGGCGGCGGCGTTTCGCACATCGATATCGAGCGTGCAGCGACCCGTTTGAAGATCATCATCTACACTTCGCGTCCGGGCATCATCATCGGCCGCAAAGGTTCAGAGATCGAATCGCTTCGCGAAGAGCTATCGAGAAAGACCGGCCGGGAAGTGCTGGTTTCGATCCAGGAGATCCGACACCCGGAACTCAACGCTCAGCTCCAGGCGGAAAAGATCGCTCAGCAGCTTGAGAAACGCATCATGTTTCGCCGTGCGATGAAAAAGACGATCGAAGAATCACTTCGTTTCGGTGCACAGGGCATCAAGGTCATGATCGCCGGCCGTTTGAACGGTGCTGAAATTGCCCGTACGGAATGGTCGCTGCAGGGACGGCTTCCGCTGCACACGCTGAGAGCGGATATCGATTTTGGATTTGCCGAAGCTTTGACGACATTCGGCATCATCGGTATCAAAGTATGGATCTATCGCGGTGAGATCCTCGACCCGAACGCCTCGATGGCACGCGGAACGACGACGGACCCGATGAACGAAGTTAAGGTCGAACGTGGAGCACGCCGCAATGATCGCGGCCCGCGAAGAGACGACCGCGGCGGCCGGTAG
- the rpsJ gene encoding 30S ribosomal protein S10 — protein MLNEKIRIKLKAYDHRVLDQSTAEIVETAKRTGARIAGPIPLPTIKNKWTVLRSPHVDKKSREQFEIRTHKRLMDILDPTAETVDALMKLDLPAGVDVEIKAFGKN, from the coding sequence ATGTTAAACGAAAAGATTCGCATCAAGTTGAAAGCCTACGATCACCGCGTGCTGGACCAGTCCACCGCTGAGATCGTCGAGACGGCAAAGAGAACGGGAGCAAGGATCGCAGGTCCGATCCCCCTACCGACCATCAAGAATAAATGGACGGTTCTCAGATCGCCCCACGTGGATAAAAAGTCGCGTGAGCAGTTTGAGATCAGAACGCACAAGCGTTTGATGGACATTCTCGATCCAACGGCCGAAACGGTCGATGCATTGATGAAATTGGATCTGCCGGCCGGTGTTGATGTAGAGATCAAGGCATTCGGTAAAAACTAG
- the rplP gene encoding 50S ribosomal protein L16: protein MLQPKKVKRRRVMKGRMRGKATRGEKLSFGDFGLKTLEAAWITDRQIEAARIAMTRHVKRGGKIWIRIFPDKPITKKPAETRMGSGKGAPDHWVAVVKPGRVLYEIQGVEEGLAREAMMLAAQKLPIKVKFVTRADLEGGVV, encoded by the coding sequence ATGTTACAGCCAAAAAAGGTCAAGCGCCGAAGAGTAATGAAAGGCCGCATGCGCGGGAAAGCGACACGCGGCGAGAAGCTCAGCTTTGGTGATTTTGGTCTCAAAACACTAGAGGCAGCGTGGATCACGGATAGACAGATCGAAGCGGCTCGTATCGCGATGACACGTCACGTAAAACGTGGCGGTAAGATTTGGATCCGCATTTTCCCTGATAAGCCGATCACCAAAAAACCGGCTGAAACCCGAATGGGTTCGGGTAAAGGTGCTCCGGATCACTGGGTTGCAGTTGTCAAACCGGGTCGCGTGTTGTACGAGATCCAGGGTGTTGAGGAAGGGTTGGCACGCGAAGCTATGATGCTCGCGGCTCAGAAACTGCCTATCAAGGTTAAATTTGTAACCAGGGCAGACCTCGAGGGAGGCGTAGTTTAG
- the tuf gene encoding elongation factor Tu, protein MSKEKFDRSKPHVNIGTIGHVDHGKTTLTAAITKVMSKHNAKMTFRSFDSIDNAPEEKARGITIATSHVEYETANRHYAHVDCPGHADYVKNMITGAAQMDGAILVVAATDGPMPQTREHILLARQVGVPSMVVFMNKADMVDDAELLELVDMEIRELLSSYEFPGDDTPITQGSALRALEGDPAWEVKIDELMQTVDDFIPTPARETDKPFLMPVEDIFTIQGRGTVATGRIERGVINVNEPVEIVGIKDTRNSVVTGVEMFKKLLDSGMAGDNVGLLLRGVERKEIERGQVIAKPGSITPHTKFKAEAYVLTKEEGGRHTPFFTGYRPQFYFRTTDVTGVAHLPAGVEMVMPGDNIQMEIELIAPIAMEKGLRFAIREGGRTVGAGTVSEVVL, encoded by the coding sequence ATGAGTAAAGAGAAATTCGACCGAAGTAAGCCGCACGTGAATATTGGGACGATCGGGCACGTAGACCACGGCAAGACGACATTGACGGCGGCTATCACGAAAGTGATGTCGAAGCATAACGCGAAGATGACGTTTAGATCGTTTGATTCGATCGACAACGCTCCTGAGGAAAAGGCTCGTGGTATTACAATTGCGACCTCACACGTTGAGTATGAGACGGCAAACCGTCACTATGCCCACGTTGATTGTCCGGGCCACGCTGACTATGTCAAGAACATGATCACGGGAGCTGCCCAGATGGACGGAGCGATCCTCGTCGTAGCAGCAACGGACGGCCCAATGCCGCAGACCCGTGAGCACATCCTGCTTGCACGTCAGGTTGGCGTGCCTTCGATGGTTGTCTTTATGAACAAGGCAGACATGGTCGATGACGCCGAACTGCTGGAACTGGTCGACATGGAGATCCGCGAACTTCTCAGCTCATACGAATTCCCGGGCGACGATACACCGATCACCCAGGGCTCAGCACTGAGAGCACTCGAAGGCGACCCGGCATGGGAAGTAAAGATCGACGAGCTGATGCAGACGGTGGATGATTTCATCCCGACCCCTGCTCGTGAGACTGACAAGCCGTTCCTGATGCCTGTTGAAGATATCTTCACGATCCAGGGCCGCGGGACAGTGGCAACCGGAAGAATCGAACGCGGCGTTATCAACGTCAACGAGCCGGTCGAGATCGTCGGTATCAAAGACACAAGAAACTCGGTCGTAACGGGCGTCGAAATGTTCAAGAAGCTTCTCGATTCAGGCATGGCAGGCGACAACGTCGGCCTTCTGCTGAGAGGCGTCGAGCGTAAAGAGATCGAACGCGGACAGGTTATTGCCAAACCGGGCTCGATCACACCGCACACGAAGTTCAAGGCTGAGGCATACGTCCTCACGAAAGAAGAAGGCGGCCGCCACACCCCGTTCTTTACGGGATATCGCCCGCAGTTCTACTTCAGAACAACGGACGTGACGGGCGTCGCACACTTGCCGGCAGGCGTTGAAATGGTCATGCCGGGCGACAACATCCAGATGGAGATCGAGCTTATCGCTCCGATCGCCATGGAAAAGGGACTCCGCTTCGCTATCCGCGAAGGCGGCAGAACGGTTGGAGCCGGAACGGTTTCAGAAGTAGTTTTGTAA
- the fusA gene encoding elongation factor G, giving the protein MANISLDKFRNIGIMAHIDAGKTTATERILYYTGVSHKIGEVHEGTATMDWMEQEQERGITITSAATTCFWTRNNVEHRINIIDTPGHVDFTMEVERSLRVLDGAVCVFDGVAGVEPQSETVWRQADKYGVPRICFINKLDRAGASFERSFQSILDRLGANAVAMQIPIGIEEHFVGVVDLITMKAFVWSNEAKGANYDITDIPADLVDLAKETREKLVEAVSAIDDDLMMKYLEGEEISEAEIRKALRAGTLAMKIVPVFTGSAFKNKGVQTLLDAVVDFLPSPLDIPAIEGTNPKSGEIESRPPDAKAPFSGLVFKLMADKHLGQLAFVRIYSGTVTSGSYVTNTIKDSKERVGRLMLMHANKREDVETASAGEIVAIGGMKNTTTGDTVADESKPIILESMDFPEPVVRVAVEPKTRADQDKMGTALNRLAQEDPSFRVTSDHETGQTIIAGMGELHLEIIVDRMKREFGVEANVGKPQVAYRETITASAPGKEIYKKQSGGRGKFGHVELEIEPAPGEGFVFEDKITGGSIPRQFIKPTMEGIRDAMGRGYLAGYELVDIKVRLLFGSYHEVDSDEISFKLAGSFAFQDAVKKAKPVLLEPIMRIEVVTPEEYMGAVNGDLNRRRGQIDSMAPRPGNVSVVTAFVPLSEMFGYTTDLRSSTQGRATSSMHFERYAEAPRNVAEEVIAKIKGTGVST; this is encoded by the coding sequence ATGGCTAACATTAGCTTAGACAAATTTAGAAACATCGGCATCATGGCCCATATCGACGCGGGTAAGACCACGGCGACTGAGCGTATTTTGTATTACACCGGCGTTTCGCACAAGATCGGCGAAGTTCATGAGGGAACGGCGACGATGGACTGGATGGAGCAGGAGCAGGAGCGTGGTATTACTATTACCTCCGCTGCAACTACCTGTTTCTGGACGCGTAACAACGTCGAGCATCGCATTAATATTATCGATACACCGGGACACGTTGACTTCACGATGGAAGTTGAGCGGTCTCTTCGTGTTTTGGACGGTGCGGTTTGTGTTTTTGACGGTGTCGCTGGTGTGGAACCTCAGTCGGAAACGGTTTGGCGTCAGGCTGATAAATACGGCGTGCCGCGTATCTGCTTTATCAATAAGCTTGATCGTGCGGGTGCTTCGTTCGAACGCTCGTTCCAGTCGATCCTTGATCGTCTCGGAGCTAACGCGGTTGCGATGCAGATCCCGATCGGTATTGAGGAGCACTTCGTCGGCGTTGTCGATCTGATCACGATGAAGGCTTTCGTGTGGAGCAACGAGGCAAAAGGTGCAAATTACGACATCACGGATATCCCGGCTGATCTCGTTGACCTTGCTAAAGAGACCCGCGAAAAATTGGTTGAAGCCGTATCGGCGATCGATGACGATCTGATGATGAAATACCTCGAAGGCGAGGAAATTTCTGAAGCGGAGATCCGCAAAGCACTTCGTGCGGGAACGCTCGCTATGAAGATCGTGCCGGTTTTCACCGGTTCGGCATTCAAGAATAAAGGTGTTCAGACGCTGCTTGACGCAGTAGTCGATTTCCTCCCGAGCCCGCTCGATATTCCTGCCATCGAAGGCACAAATCCTAAATCAGGCGAAATTGAAAGCCGTCCGCCGGATGCGAAAGCTCCGTTCTCGGGACTGGTCTTTAAGTTGATGGCAGATAAGCACTTAGGTCAGTTGGCATTCGTGCGTATCTATTCGGGTACAGTTACCTCGGGTTCGTATGTGACGAACACGATCAAAGATTCAAAAGAACGTGTCGGACGTTTGATGCTCATGCACGCTAACAAGCGTGAAGACGTCGAAACGGCTTCGGCGGGCGAGATCGTTGCTATCGGCGGTATGAAAAATACCACGACCGGCGACACTGTCGCTGATGAGTCGAAACCGATCATTCTTGAGTCGATGGACTTTCCGGAACCGGTCGTTCGCGTCGCGGTTGAACCGAAAACGCGTGCTGACCAAGACAAAATGGGCACGGCTCTTAACCGCCTTGCTCAGGAAGATCCCAGCTTCCGTGTCACCAGCGACCACGAAACGGGCCAGACGATCATCGCCGGAATGGGCGAGCTTCATCTTGAGATCATTGTCGATCGTATGAAGCGTGAGTTCGGCGTCGAAGCAAACGTTGGTAAACCGCAGGTTGCGTACCGCGAAACCATCACCGCATCGGCACCTGGTAAAGAGATCTACAAGAAACAGTCGGGTGGCCGTGGTAAATTCGGCCACGTCGAGCTCGAGATCGAGCCGGCTCCGGGCGAAGGATTTGTCTTCGAGGACAAGATCACCGGTGGTTCGATCCCGAGACAGTTCATCAAGCCGACGATGGAAGGCATCCGCGATGCGATGGGCCGAGGATATTTGGCCGGATACGAACTCGTCGATATCAAGGTTCGTCTACTTTTCGGTTCCTACCACGAAGTGGACTCGGACGAAATTTCGTTCAAATTAGCCGGATCATTCGCATTCCAGGATGCAGTGAAGAAAGCCAAGCCGGTCCTTCTCGAACCGATCATGCGTATCGAAGTCGTTACGCCTGAAGAATACATGGGGGCTGTCAACGGCGATCTTAACCGTCGTCGCGGACAGATCGATTCGATGGCACCGCGTCCGGGTAATGTTTCGGTTGTTACGGCATTTGTTCCGCTTTCGGAAATGTTCGGATACACGACCGATCTTAGAAGTTCGACACAGGGACGTGCAACTTCGAGTATGCATTTTGAGCGATATGCAGAGGCTCCGCGTAACGTCGCTGAGGAAGTTATCGCAAAGATCAAGGGAACGGGTGTAAGCACCTAA
- the rpmC gene encoding 50S ribosomal protein L29 — translation MKRKEQLEQLGEMTAEELKDQADALKESLFRLKFRKTLGMGEVLKDVRREKKTLARVYTLLNKKGSEAKSA, via the coding sequence ATGAAAAGGAAAGAACAGCTCGAACAACTCGGGGAAATGACCGCCGAAGAATTGAAAGATCAGGCTGACGCTCTTAAGGAATCGCTGTTTCGCTTGAAATTCCGTAAGACGCTCGGCATGGGTGAGGTTCTCAAGGACGTTCGCCGTGAGAAAAAGACGTTGGCAAGAGTTTACACTTTGCTGAACAAGAAGGGATCGGAGGCCAAGTCGGCCTGA
- the rplW gene encoding 50S ribosomal protein L23 encodes MGVWDILKSPVVTEKSVILKEESTDEDSNRKQGQVLTFKVDKKATKIDIKGAVEEIFNVKVASVRTIQYDGKMKRRGRIEGRRAAWKKAYVTLRKGEPMVDYAEAI; translated from the coding sequence ATTGGAGTTTGGGACATTTTGAAGTCGCCGGTCGTTACCGAAAAAAGCGTCATTCTTAAAGAAGAGTCGACGGATGAGGATAGCAACCGAAAACAAGGTCAGGTTTTGACCTTTAAGGTTGATAAGAAAGCGACCAAGATCGATATAAAAGGTGCGGTCGAGGAGATCTTTAATGTTAAGGTCGCTTCCGTTCGAACGATCCAGTACGACGGTAAAATGAAACGCCGCGGCCGCATCGAAGGACGCCGTGCAGCATGGAAAAAGGCGTACGTTACCTTGAGAAAGGGCGAGCCGATGGTTGATTACGCAGAAGCTATCTAG
- the rpsQ gene encoding 30S ribosomal protein S17, whose amino-acid sequence MVKKKKDEEVEGTVEAAAEETVVEAAAVEEVAAAEAEAVEAAPEAEVEAAPAEEPAAEVEVAPAEEAAVEAAPVVEAKPKKAAAKAPKAAKVAKTPTAAEVDGEKKVHKRAERVGIVSSDKMTKTVTVRVDRLVKHPVYRKYVKKRKKFMAHDELGAKIGDKVRIMETRPLSARKRWRVVEILQKAEL is encoded by the coding sequence ATGGTAAAGAAGAAGAAGGACGAAGAAGTCGAAGGAACAGTCGAAGCCGCAGCAGAAGAAACTGTGGTGGAAGCAGCTGCTGTGGAAGAAGTCGCAGCCGCTGAGGCTGAAGCTGTCGAAGCTGCTCCGGAAGCTGAGGTCGAGGCCGCTCCGGCGGAAGAGCCTGCTGCTGAAGTTGAAGTTGCCCCGGCTGAAGAGGCTGCTGTTGAGGCCGCACCTGTGGTCGAAGCGAAGCCGAAGAAAGCCGCAGCCAAGGCTCCGAAGGCCGCTAAGGTCGCCAAGACCCCGACAGCGGCAGAGGTTGACGGAGAGAAGAAGGTTCACAAGCGTGCTGAGAGAGTCGGCATCGTTTCTTCGGACAAAATGACCAAAACGGTAACTGTTCGAGTTGATCGTCTTGTCAAACATCCGGTGTACCGCAAATACGTCAAGAAGCGTAAGAAATTCATGGCTCACGACGAACTTGGGGCCAAGATCGGTGACAAGGTACGTATCATGGAGACTCGCCCTCTATCGGCAAGAAAGAGATGGCGTGTGGTTGAGATCCTGCAGAAAGCAGAGCTTTAA
- the rplD gene encoding 50S ribosomal protein L4, with protein sequence MPTVKVRNLKNKEVGDVELLDTVFGVELNEALIHSAVMNYQANGRQGTSATKTRGNVSGSGKKLWKQKGTGRARIASLRSPLWKGGGNVHGPQPRDWSYQMPKKMRRGALRSALSERLREGNLIVIDGFEFKNPKTSEFLGAIKGLGLSDSKKPTKTLIIDSLDNQNLILSSRNVEKTKVTNSFGLNIYDIIYHEKLLISKAAVEELTSLLDPKREGKAEEPEVVVEAPKAKKEAKPKAETAPKKEAAVEEAPAVEAAEETPAAETTEEATSNE encoded by the coding sequence ATGCCTACCGTAAAGGTTCGCAATTTGAAGAATAAAGAAGTCGGAGATGTGGAGCTTCTCGATACCGTGTTCGGTGTCGAATTGAACGAAGCCCTTATTCACTCGGCTGTGATGAACTACCAGGCCAACGGCCGTCAGGGAACTTCAGCGACGAAAACTCGCGGTAACGTTTCCGGATCGGGCAAGAAGCTCTGGAAGCAGAAGGGAACCGGTCGTGCGCGTATCGCGTCGCTGCGTTCGCCGCTGTGGAAGGGCGGCGGTAACGTTCACGGGCCTCAGCCACGCGACTGGTCTTACCAGATGCCGAAGAAAATGCGCCGCGGTGCATTGCGTTCGGCCCTCTCGGAAAGATTGCGTGAAGGCAACCTGATCGTCATTGACGGCTTTGAATTCAAGAATCCTAAGACGAGCGAGTTTCTCGGTGCGATCAAAGGCCTCGGTCTTTCGGATTCGAAAAAGCCGACGAAAACCTTGATCATCGATTCACTGGACAACCAGAACCTGATCCTTTCGTCGCGTAACGTTGAAAAGACCAAAGTCACTAACAGCTTTGGGCTCAATATTTACGATATCATCTATCACGAAAAGCTTTTGATCTCGAAAGCAGCGGTTGAAGAGTTGACAAGTCTGCTCGACCCGAAGCGTGAAGGAAAAGCTGAGGAACCTGAGGTGGTCGTAGAGGCACCGAAGGCGAAGAAAGAAGCTAAGCCAAAAGCGGAAACGGCTCCTAAAAAGGAAGCTGCCGTCGAGGAAGCACCAGCAGTAGAAGCGGCAGAGGAAACTCCGGCGGCTGAAACAACTGAGGAGGCGACAAGCAATGAGTAA
- the rplC gene encoding 50S ribosomal protein L3 gives MISGIIGRKLGMTQLFAEDGTVTPVTVIKAGPCVVVQTKSAAGNDGYNAVQLGFVEEKAVRLKNVTKPLRGHFEKTGGGLPPTRVLRELRLTNEPEASVGDQIKVDVFADGDKIDVVGKSKGRGFAGTIKRHKFSRGPESHGSMNVRAPGSIGQSAYPSRVIKGTRSSGHMGDARVTVQNLTVAKVDVENNILMVRGAVPGPNGGLVIVKKA, from the coding sequence ATGATTAGCGGAATCATTGGTAGAAAATTGGGCATGACGCAGCTGTTTGCGGAAGATGGAACGGTAACTCCGGTTACGGTCATCAAAGCGGGGCCGTGCGTTGTCGTCCAGACAAAGAGTGCGGCGGGCAATGACGGATACAATGCCGTGCAGCTCGGATTCGTCGAGGAAAAGGCGGTCCGCCTTAAGAATGTGACGAAGCCGCTTCGCGGACATTTTGAAAAGACGGGCGGCGGTCTTCCTCCGACACGTGTGCTCAGAGAGCTTCGTTTGACGAATGAGCCTGAAGCATCGGTTGGCGATCAGATCAAAGTTGACGTCTTTGCTGACGGCGACAAGATCGACGTTGTCGGGAAGTCGAAAGGCCGCGGTTTTGCCGGTACGATCAAGCGTCACAAGTTCTCGCGCGGCCCTGAGTCGCATGGTTCGATGAACGTTCGTGCCCCTGGTTCGATCGGACAGTCAGCGTATCCTTCGCGTGTTATTAAAGGAACGCGTTCGTCAGGCCACATGGGCGATGCCCGTGTAACGGTTCAGAATCTGACCGTTGCCAAGGTCGATGTCGAAAACAACATATTGATGGTTCGCGGTGCTGTACCGGGACCGAATGGTGGACTTGTAATAGTTAAAAAAGCGTAG
- the rplV gene encoding 50S ribosomal protein L22 — protein sequence MEAVAKTKYLKGSPRKARLVIDLIRGVNVSRALSILKFTDKRAADPIQKCLSSAIANATYKAEQQNIAIDPDDLWINLCYIDMGPTKGRRRMRPAPQGRAYREQRHYCHITIQVTSEEKAKSEEQMRLDALRDERIAARKAARAADKAKAPVKKETKAAKVEEKPAEPVVEEVVETPVEMVDETPVETVTEEVVETETHAEEVEENKAQIDAEVSAAHETSSHTTAEEHAEKPVDEVMERTNKDLERQ from the coding sequence ATGGAAGCTGTAGCAAAAACAAAATATCTAAAGGGTTCACCGCGTAAAGCCAGGCTTGTGATCGATCTGATCCGCGGCGTGAATGTATCGCGTGCCTTGTCGATCTTAAAATTTACCGATAAGCGAGCGGCTGACCCGATCCAGAAATGCCTGAGTTCGGCGATCGCGAATGCGACATACAAGGCCGAGCAGCAGAATATCGCCATCGACCCGGATGATCTCTGGATCAACCTGTGCTATATCGACATGGGCCCGACCAAGGGCCGTCGCCGTATGCGTCCGGCGCCTCAGGGGCGTGCATATCGCGAGCAGCGTCACTATTGCCACATCACGATCCAGGTAACGAGCGAAGAGAAGGCAAAGTCGGAAGAGCAGATGAGGCTCGACGCTCTGCGTGACGAACGCATCGCCGCCCGAAAAGCTGCAAGAGCGGCAGACAAGGCGAAGGCTCCGGTAAAGAAGGAAACCAAGGCCGCTAAGGTCGAGGAGAAACCGGCAGAGCCAGTGGTTGAGGAAGTCGTTGAGACTCCGGTTGAGATGGTTGACGAAACGCCGGTTGAGACGGTTACTGAAGAGGTTGTCGAAACTGAAACTCACGCTGAAGAAGTCGAGGAGAACAAAGCTCAGATCGACGCTGAAGTTTCAGCTGCTCACGAAACATCGAGTCACACGACGGCCGAAGAACATGCCGAAAAGCCGGTAGATGAGGTCATGGAAAGAACGAACAAAGACCTCGAGAGACAATAG
- a CDS encoding 30S ribosomal protein S12 — MPTINQLVRKGRQAVKYKTASPALQANPQKRGVCTRVYTSTPKKPNSALRKVARVRLTNQIEVTTYIPGIGHNLQEHSIVLIRGGRVKDLPGVRYHVIRGTLDASGVANRNQSRSKYGAKRPKGAK, encoded by the coding sequence ATGCCGACAATTAACCAATTAGTACGCAAGGGACGACAGGCTGTTAAGTATAAGACGGCGAGTCCGGCTTTGCAGGCCAATCCGCAGAAGCGTGGCGTCTGCACACGTGTTTACACCTCGACCCCAAAGAAGCCTAACTCGGCTCTTCGTAAGGTCGCCCGTGTGCGTTTGACCAACCAGATCGAAGTTACTACATATATCCCGGGTATCGGGCATAACTTGCAGGAACACTCGATCGTGCTCATCCGCGGCGGCCGTGTTAAGGATCTTCCGGGTGTGCGTTACCACGTCATCCGCGGAACGCTGGATGCCTCTGGAGTTGCGAACCGCAACCAGTCGCGTTCGAAGTATGGTGCGAAACGTCCGAAGGGAGCGAAATAG